CGATCCAGGGCGACTCGCCGACCGCGATCACGACCAGCCCGCTGAGCACCAGCGCGGCCAGCAGATTGATCAGCGGGATGAGCGCCAGATCGACCCAGCGCGGCACGGCCAGCCGGGTCACGCCGCCGCGCCCTCGACGCCGGCCATCATCAGGCCGATTTCGCGGGGGTCGGCGGTCCGGGGATCGATCGGTCCCTGGATCCGGCCGTCGCACATGACCAGCAGCCGATCCGACAGGCTGAGCACCTCCTCGAGCTCGGCCGAGACGAGCACCACCGCCTTACCCGCGTCGCGCAGCGCGACCAGCCGCCGGTGGATGAACTCGATGGCGCCGATGTCGACGCCGCGGGTCGGCTGGCCGACCAGCACCACCGAGGGGTCGCGCTCCAGCTCCCTGGCCAGGACCAGCTTCTGCTGGTTGCCGCCGGAGAAGGAGCCGGTGCGCAAGACGGGGTCGGCCGGCCGCACGTCGAAGGCCGCCATCAGGCCGCGGCAGTGGCCGAGAATGTCCGGGCGGCGGCTGAGCAGCGGACCGTTGAAGTCCGGCAGGTCGTGGTAGCCGAGCACGGCGGTCTCGCTGGCGTCGAAGGAGGCGATCATGCCCATGCGGTGCCGGTCCTCGGGAACGTGGGCGAGGCCGAGGCGGCGCAGCGTGCGCGGCCTGCCGGACCCGCGCAGCGCCGCCAGGTCGCGGCCGTGCAGAAGGATGCGCCCGGAAGACGCGTCGCGCAGGCCGGCCAAGGCCTCGAGCAGTTCGCTCTGGCCGTTGCCCGAGACCCCGGCGACGCCGACGAT
The sequence above is drawn from the Kiloniellales bacterium genome and encodes:
- a CDS encoding ATP-binding cassette domain-containing protein, with amino-acid sequence LKVLYRGAETLILDEPTAVLTPQETDYLFRILRRLKEEGKTVLLITHKLQEIMDVTDRVTVMRTGAVVGTKRTEETSKEELAEMMVGRKVLLRVEKAPAEPGEALLQVEQLSVVDRAGVARVKDVSFEVRAGEIVGVAGVSGNGQSELLEALAGLRDASSGRILLHGRDLAALRGSGRPRTLRRLGLAHVPEDRHRMGMIASFDASETAVLGYHDLPDFNGPLLSRRPDILGHCRGLMAAFDVRPADPVLRTGSFSGGNQQKLVLARELERDPSVVLVGQPTRGVDIGAIEFIHRRLVALRDAGKAVVLVSAELEEVLSLSDRLLVMCDGRIQGPIDPRTADPREIGLMMAGVEGAAA